A window of the Artemia franciscana chromosome 3, ASM3288406v1, whole genome shotgun sequence genome harbors these coding sequences:
- the LOC136025533 gene encoding protein Red-like — MEHTHLVKGLDYALLQKLQTTLTTNDIVMNKLSQILSHVRAGGKKSKKEKAKKDKSGKAAKERVKPVDDSIYGEIGDYVAPITTEEKQSRSIRQRLKLARVIALFKGGGREDPWNYSSSLFCECSLRYLKGQCSNVW; from the exons ATGGAACACACTCACTTGGTCAAAGGTCTAGATTACGCTCTGCTTCAAAAG CTTCAGACAACATTAACAACTAACGACATTGTTATGAACAAGTTGTCTCAGATATTATCGCATGTTAGAGCTGGTGGTaagaaatccaaaaaagagaaagcaaagaAGGATAAATCTGGGAAAGCTGCCAAAGAAAGA GTAAAGCCAGTGGATGACAGCATTTACGGTGAAATTGGTGACTACGTTGCGCCAATTACAACTGAGGAGAAACAAAGCAG GAGTATTCGCCAGCGTCTTAAATTAGCACGTGTGATAGCTCTATTTAAAGGAGGTGGTCGTGAGGACCCTTGGAACTACAGTTCATCTCTCTTCTGTGAGtgttctctaagatatttgaaaggcCAATGCTCAAACGTCTGGTGA